In Agrococcus jenensis, the genomic window GCAGCCAGAAGATGCGGAACGCGATGCCGAGCACGGCGCCGGCCCAGATGACCGTGAGCAGGATCCAGTCGGTGGGCGACGGCAGCGTCAGCAGCGCGATGGGCGTGTAGCTGCCCGCGATGAGCAGGAAGATGTTGGCGTGGTCGAGCCGCTTGAGCAGCACGCGCGTGCGCTCCTGCCAGTGGAAGCGGTGGTAGACGGCCGAGACGCCGAACATCAGCAGGCTGGATGCGGCGTACACGGCGGTGGAGACCTTCGCGGTCGCGCCGTCGGCGATCACCACGAGCACGATGCCGGCGATGAGCGCGAGGGGCGCCGTCCCTGCGTGGATCCAGCCGCGCCACGTGGGCTTCTGCTCGACGGCGGCCTCGACGATCGAGTCGCCGGCCGCCTCGATGAGCGGGAGGTGCGCGGAGGACGGGTCGCTGACCCGGACCTCGGGGGAGGGCCGGTCGGACGACGCGCCTGCCGGCTCGGACTGCAGTGCCATGACGACAGCGTACGGCGTACGCAGTACCGCGTCGAGCATGCCGATGCCGACGTGGGGGACGAGCGCCCGGTAGGTTCGACGGGTGCGACTGCGCAGCTCGCCGGGATCACGGCTCGTCTACCGCTACTACGAGCGGCGGCTGCGACGCGACCTCCAGCGCACTGCGGTGCCTCGGCACATCGCCATGATCATCGACGGCAACCGCCGCTGGGCCCGGGAGCAGAAGCTCGAGAGCGCGGGCCACGGGCACCGCGCCGGCGCCGCGAAGCTGCGGGAGTTCGTCGACTGGTGCGCTGAGATCGGCGTCGAGGTCGTGACGCTCTACCTGCTGTCGCGCGACAACCTGACCGGCCGCGGCGGCGAGGAGCTCGGCGAGCTGTGCGAGATCATCGCCGAGCTCGCCGATGACCTGTCGCGCCTGCCCGGCCGCCGCATCCGCCACGTCGGCGACACCCGCGGCCTGCCGCGCCCGCTCGTCGCGGCGCTCGAGGGTGCGGTGGCGCGCAGCGCGGACCAGGACGGCATCGTCGTGAACCTGGCCGTCGGCTACGGCGGCCGGCACGAGCTCGTCGAGGCGGTGCGCAAGATCCTCGAGGGCGCCGACGGCGCGAGCGTCGCCGAGATCGCCGAGCGCCTGTCGCCCGAGCTCATCGCCGAGCACCTCTTCACCGCCGGCCAGCCGGATCCCGACCTCGTCATCCGCACCTCCGGCGAGCAGCGGCTGAGCGACTTCATGCTGTGGCAGAGCGCGCACAGCGAGTTCTACTTCGTCGAGGCGCTCGGGCCGGACCTGCGCGAGGTCGACTTCCTGCGCGCCGTGCGCTCGTACGGGCTGCGCGAGCGGCGCTACGGGCGCTGACCGGGCGGCGACCTGAAGCCCAGGTTTCGATCCGGTGAACTCTGGCTGAGGCCGCGTGTGTCGGATCGCCGGATGCGCCGGGGGCGAGCGTAGATTCGGCCCTGTCGGGCAGTTCCGCCCGACAGCGAGCGGCCTTCGCGTCCGCGAGCAACACGGAGGTGACGGCCGCGTGATACCGACCCCAGGGTCGGCAAGGGAGCGTCACGTGCCTGAACTCGCCACCACCCCCCAGAGCGGCGTCGCCGAGGCAGAGGGCCTCGACACCCGCCAGCGCACCTACGTGCTCGACACGAGCGTGCTGCTGTCCGATCCGGGGGCGATCCACCGCTTCGCCGAGCACGCCGTCGTGATCCCCGTGATCGTGATCGCCGAGCTCGAGAAGAAGCGGCACGACCCGGAGATCGGCTACTTCGCGCGCAAGGCGCTGCGGAACCTCGACGACCTGCGGGTCACGCACGAGCGGCTCGACTTCCCGGTGCCGACGGAGGGCGGCGGGAGCCTGCGCGTCGAGCTGAACCACTCGAACCAGCAGGTGCTGCCCAGCGGGCTGCAGCTCGGCGACAACGACTCACGCATCCTCGCGGTCGCCTCGAACCTCGCGGGCGACGGGCTCGACGTCTGCATCGTCTCGAAGGACATGCCGATGCGCGTCAAGGCGGCGTCGATCGGCCTGCCGGCTGAGGAGTACCTCGCCGAGCAGGCGGTGGACTCGGGCTGGACCGGCACGGCGGAGCTCGCGCTCTCGGGCGAGCAGATCAACCGGCTCTACGAGGACGAGCGGCTCGAGACCAGCAAGGTCGCCGACCTGCCGATCAACACCTGCCTCGTCATCTCGTCCGAGCGCGGCTCGGCGCTCGGCCGCGTCACCCGCCGCGGCGAGGTCTCGCTCGTGCGCGGCGACCGCGAGGTCTTCGGCGTGCACGGCCGCTCGGCCGAGCAGCGGCTCGCGATCGACCTGCTGCTCGACAACGAGGTGGGCATCGTCTCGCTCGGCGGCTCCGCCGGCACCGGCAAGTCGGCGCTCGCGCTCGCCGCGGGCCTCGAGGCCGTGCTCGAGCGGAGGCTGCACAAGAAGGTCATCGTCTTCCGCCCGCTCTACGCGGTCGGCGGCCAGGAGCTCGGCTACCTCCCGGGTGACGCCGCCGAGAAGATGAACCCGTGGGGCCAGGCGATCTACGACACGCTCGGCGCGCTCGTGAGCGACAACGTGCTCGACGAGGTCGCGGCGCGCGGCATGCTCGAGGTGATGCCGCTCACGCACATCCGCGGCCGCTCGCTGCACGACGCGTTCGTGATCGTCGACGAGGCGCAGTCGCTCGAGCGCAACGTGCTGCTGACGGTGCTGAGCCGCATCGGGCAGAACTCGCGCGTCGTGCTCACGCACGACGTGGCGCAGCGCGACAACCTGCGCGTCGGCCGCCACGACGGCGTCGCGAGCGTCATCGAGACGCTCAAGGGGCACGACCTCTTCGGCCACATCACGCTGCAGCGCAGCGAGCGCAGCCGTATCGCGGCGCTCGTGACGAGCCTGCTGGAGGACTGACCGCCGATCGCGCGCGGCCGACGGCTGCGGGACCCCTTCCTCCCAGCGGGACCCGGTGCACCGGGTCCCCGAGGGTGGGAGGGGTCCCCACGCGGTGCTGGCGCGTGGGCGCGGGCGAGTAGCGTCGGCGGGGTGCGGGAGCTGACGGCGGTCGAGGCGCGGCGGATGCGCATGGTGTCGCAGGGGCTCGTCACCGGCGGATGGCTCGGCTCGACGCGCACGCCGCTCGAGGCTGTCCGCCATTCGGTCGCCCTCCAGGGGCAGGACCTGCCGGCGGTGCTGCGCGCGATCGCGGCGCGCTCGACGCCCGGGACGACGCTCGACGACGTGCGCGCGGCGTTCGACGACGGGCTCGTGCGCTCGTGGGCGATGCGCGGCACGCTCTTCGTCGCCGCGGCCGACGACCTCGCCGTGCTGCACGCCTGGACGGCCGAGCGGATGCGCCGGCAGGAGTGGCGGATGTGCGAGGTGCGCGGCATCGACCAGGCGACCGCCGAGCGTGCGGCCGACGTGCTGGTCGAGGTGCTCGCGGACGGGCCGCTGCTCCGCTCCGCGATGCTCGCCGCGTGGGAGGCGGCCGGTGTCTCGACGGCTGGCGGTCGCGGCTACCACCTGCTCGCGCTCGGCTCCTACGACGGGATCCTGCGATTCGGCCCGTTCGATGGCCGCGATCAGCTGCTCGTCGGCGGGCCGCGCCCCTCGGTCCCGGAGCCGGAGCGTGCGCTCGACGAGGCGCTCCGCCGCTTCGTCGGGGCGCGCGGCCCCGTGCACCCCGATGACGTGGCGTGGTGGCTCGGGCTGCCGAAGGCGATCGTGCGCGCGTCGCTCGCCCGCATCGAGGGGCTCGAGGCCGTGCTCGTCGAGGGCCGAGAGATGCTCGTCGTCGCGGGCGCGGCGGGGGAGTCCTCCGACGTCGTGCTCGTGCCGGGCTTCGACGAGCTGCTGCTCGGCTACCGCGACCGGTCGCTCGTCGCGAGCCCCGCGGTGCTGGCGGCGGTCGTGCCGGGCGGCAACGGTGTCTTCCGGCCCATGGTCGTCGTCGACGGCGCAGCGGTCGGCACGTGGCGGTTCCCGGCGTCGGGCGCCGCGGGACGCTCCAGCGCCGCGCGATCACGCCGCGCGACCGCCCGGGGGCCAGCCGCTGATCCGAGCGCGCCGGTCGAGCCGCTGCTCGAGCTCGTCGAGCCGGTGAGCGCGGTGACCCGCCGCCGGATCGATGCCGCGCTCGCGGAGTGGCCGCACCGCTGAGTCAGAGCTCGAGCGCGCCGCGCCAGATGCTGTCGCCGGAGTGGGTCGGGTCGCCGTCGTAGGGCTCGACCGAGACGTCGACGACCGGGAACGCCGCGAGGTCGAGGTCTGCGGGCAGCGCGAGCTCGGTCGAGGCCGCGTCCATGACGCCCAGGCTCACCATCTGCTGCGCGTCCGCGTCGAGCAGCCAGACGTCGAGGTACCCGTCGACGGTAGGCAGCGCATCCGCGTCGACGACGAGCAGGCGCTGGCCGTCGCGCTCGATCACCTCGGCGCGAGCGGGTGCGACGCTCGAGCCGAGCGGCTCGAGCACGGCGCCCGCGACGTCGGTCGACCGGGGGCCGCCGCCGAGCTGCGTCACGAGCAGCACGGCGAGGCTCGCCGCGACGACCGCGGAGGCCGCGCACGCGGCGATGAGCGCTCGGCCGCTGAATCGCCGGTGGCGGGCCACGTCGGGCGAGCGGGTCGCCGAGGCGCGGGTCGAGGGCGCGGCCGGCTGCCCGATCGGGGCGGGAACCGGCTCGTCGAGGGCGGCGATGTCGGCGGCGATCCGGTCCCAGACCGCTGCGGGCGGCTCGACCGGCGAGACGTCGGCGGCGCGGAAGCGGTCGGCCGCGACGCGGAGCGACGAGACCTCCGCTCGGCAGTGCGCGCAGGTCGTGAGGTGCTCGGCGCTCGCGTCGGACTCGCCCAGCGCGAGCGCGGTGAGCGCGTCAGTCGACAGGTGCTGCATGGGTGTCCTCCCATCTCTCCCTGAGTCTTCGGAGCGCTCGCGACAAGTGGCTCTTCACGGTGCCGATCGGCATGTCGAGCGCCTCGGCGATCGAGGCGGTCGAGCGGTCCTCGAGCACCGCGAGCCGGACGATGGTGCGCTGGGGCTCGCCGATGCGCTCGAGCTCCTCCTGGACGGTGAGCGCGTCGGCCACGGCGTCGAGCACCGGGTCGCCCTCACCGCGCTCGAGGCGCTCTGCGAGGTCGTGGGGGTCGAAGGCCTGCTCCTTGGCGGCCCGGCTGCGGTAGTGGTCCGCGATGCGCCGGCGGGCGATCGCGATGATCCAGGCGCCGAGCGGCCCGTTCGCGGCGTCGTACGCGTCGCGGGAGCGCCACACGGAGACGAAGGTCTGCTGCACCACATCCTCCGCATCGTGCGGGGCCATCGCCCGGCAGGCGATCGCGTAGACCATGCCGCCCCAGCGCTCGTACGCCAGGCGCAGCGTCTCGGGGGAGGCGTCGGCCGCGAACGCGAGCGACAGCCGCTCGACATCCGTCACTCCGTCGTCCACGGCCAGACGGTATCACCGGGCCATGCGCCTCACGGCGCGTCCAGGACAGCGGTGACGACGATGTTGTCCTCGTAGGCGCCCGCGGCGGCGTCCCACTCGCCGCCGCAGGTGACGAGGCGCACGACGTGCTCCCCGTCGCGGGCGAACAGCGCGTCCAGCCGCAGCTCGTCCTTCGACACCTGCTCGATGCTCGTGATGCGGTAGCGCAGCTCTGCGCCGGAGGCCGTCGAGATCTCGACCGCGTCGCCCTCCGCCGCCCGCAGCACCGACGCCATCGGCGCGCTGCCGATGTCGCTGTCCACGTGGGCGGCGAACACCGCGGAGCCGGTGTCGGCGCCGGGCGCCGGGCCGAAGCGGTACCAGCCGATCTCCTGCACGAGGTCGGGCACATCCATCTGGCCGTCGTCGCGCACGCCGACGGGGACCACCCCGAGCTCGAGGTCGACCGACGGCACGCGGACCGCGGCCGGCGCGTCGACCGCGACCGGTGCGGGCGGCGAGGCGTCGCGCACGCCCACGCCGGTCGGGATCGTGCCGGACGGCGGGGCGGATGCGCTGGGCGCAGCCGGCTCCGTCATTCCTGCGTCCGCACCGAGCGAGGCGCTCGGCTGCGGCGCGACGCTCGGGGCCGACGGCAGCTGCGCGAGCAGCACGGCGCCGGTCCCGAGCGCCGCGACGGCGATGACCGCGGCGGCCACGGTAGCCACGCGACCGCCGCGGGAGCCAGGACGCACGGAAGGCTCCCGCCGCGCGATGCGCGACGAGAGCCCCCGCTCAGCGTCCATGCTCAGCCGCGCTCCCTTGCGGGGCGCAGCGTCTTCGTGGCGATCAGCGCGAGGCCGACCGCTCCGGCGAGCAGCAGCGAGATGGCCAGCGCGCGCTGGTCCTCCGCGCCGCCCAGGCCCGAGGGCACGCCGCTCGGCGCGCTGTGCGCCTGCACGACCTGCACCGCGAGGGCGAGGTTGCCGTCCTCGGCGCTGCCCCAGGCGGTCACGATGCTGTTCGCGCCCTCCGCCAGGTCGAGGTCGGCCGGGCCGATCGCGACGGTGTCGGTGCCCGCGAGCACGACGTCCGCCGAGACGGCGCCCGCCGCGGTCTCGAGCGCTGCCTCATCGGGGTTCGTGAGGCCCTCGACGATGGCGGTGCCGTTCGCGCGCACGTCGACCGCGGGTGCGGCGGCGAGGTGGCGCACGGTGAGGCGCGCCTGTCCGGCGGCGACCGCCTCGGTGTCGTTCGCGAACGCCGAGAGCGTCGGGTCGCCGCCCTCGGTGAGGTGCGCGACGAGCGTCAGGTTGGCCGACTCCGGCACGGCGACGCCCATCGCCTCGATGGCCGGCTCTGCCGTGTCGGGGGTGCCGCCGTCGGCGAACACCTGGATGTCGTAGCTGCCGGCGGCGAGCATCATCGGGTCGGTCAGGGTGCCGGGCTCGAAGTCGCTGATGGCCTCCTCGCCGTTGATGAAGACGTCGACGGTGATGCCGGGCACGGCGTGCAGCACCGAGACGGTCGAGTCGGTCTCGGCCGCCATGGCGGGTGCGCCGCCGGCTGCCGTCAGAGCGAGAGCGGCGCCGATGCCGATCGCGAGCTTGCGCTTCATGGTGGTCTCCTCGAGGTGCGCGGCGCCGGATGCGCCGTCTACCTCCATATCGGCGGGG contains:
- the trhA gene encoding PAQR family membrane homeostasis protein TrhA, encoding MALQSEPAGASSDRPSPEVRVSDPSSAHLPLIEAAGDSIVEAAVEQKPTWRGWIHAGTAPLALIAGIVLVVIADGATAKVSTAVYAASSLLMFGVSAVYHRFHWQERTRVLLKRLDHANIFLLIAGSYTPIALLTLPSPTDWILLTVIWAGAVLGIAFRIFWLHAPRWLYVPIYLALGWAAVAFLPQIWSANAMTAALVIAGGLAYTVGAIAYGMKKPNPFPGRFGFHEIFHACTLVAFLCHWTAIMLVAVAPPA
- the uppS gene encoding polyprenyl diphosphate synthase; the protein is MRLRSSPGSRLVYRYYERRLRRDLQRTAVPRHIAMIIDGNRRWAREQKLESAGHGHRAGAAKLREFVDWCAEIGVEVVTLYLLSRDNLTGRGGEELGELCEIIAELADDLSRLPGRRIRHVGDTRGLPRPLVAALEGAVARSADQDGIVVNLAVGYGGRHELVEAVRKILEGADGASVAEIAERLSPELIAEHLFTAGQPDPDLVIRTSGEQRLSDFMLWQSAHSEFYFVEALGPDLREVDFLRAVRSYGLRERRYGR
- a CDS encoding PhoH family protein, which produces MPELATTPQSGVAEAEGLDTRQRTYVLDTSVLLSDPGAIHRFAEHAVVIPVIVIAELEKKRHDPEIGYFARKALRNLDDLRVTHERLDFPVPTEGGGSLRVELNHSNQQVLPSGLQLGDNDSRILAVASNLAGDGLDVCIVSKDMPMRVKAASIGLPAEEYLAEQAVDSGWTGTAELALSGEQINRLYEDERLETSKVADLPINTCLVISSERGSALGRVTRRGEVSLVRGDREVFGVHGRSAEQRLAIDLLLDNEVGIVSLGGSAGTGKSALALAAGLEAVLERRLHKKVIVFRPLYAVGGQELGYLPGDAAEKMNPWGQAIYDTLGALVSDNVLDEVAARGMLEVMPLTHIRGRSLHDAFVIVDEAQSLERNVLLTVLSRIGQNSRVVLTHDVAQRDNLRVGRHDGVASVIETLKGHDLFGHITLQRSERSRIAALVTSLLED
- a CDS encoding winged helix DNA-binding domain-containing protein, translating into MRELTAVEARRMRMVSQGLVTGGWLGSTRTPLEAVRHSVALQGQDLPAVLRAIAARSTPGTTLDDVRAAFDDGLVRSWAMRGTLFVAAADDLAVLHAWTAERMRRQEWRMCEVRGIDQATAERAADVLVEVLADGPLLRSAMLAAWEAAGVSTAGGRGYHLLALGSYDGILRFGPFDGRDQLLVGGPRPSVPEPERALDEALRRFVGARGPVHPDDVAWWLGLPKAIVRASLARIEGLEAVLVEGREMLVVAGAAGESSDVVLVPGFDELLLGYRDRSLVASPAVLAAVVPGGNGVFRPMVVVDGAAVGTWRFPASGAAGRSSAARSRRATARGPAADPSAPVEPLLELVEPVSAVTRRRIDAALAEWPHR
- a CDS encoding anti-sigma factor: MQHLSTDALTALALGESDASAEHLTTCAHCRAEVSSLRVAADRFRAADVSPVEPPAAVWDRIAADIAALDEPVPAPIGQPAAPSTRASATRSPDVARHRRFSGRALIAACAASAVVAASLAVLLVTQLGGGPRSTDVAGAVLEPLGSSVAPARAEVIERDGQRLLVVDADALPTVDGYLDVWLLDADAQQMVSLGVMDAASTELALPADLDLAAFPVVDVSVEPYDGDPTHSGDSIWRGALEL
- a CDS encoding RNA polymerase sigma factor; this encodes MDDGVTDVERLSLAFAADASPETLRLAYERWGGMVYAIACRAMAPHDAEDVVQQTFVSVWRSRDAYDAANGPLGAWIIAIARRRIADHYRSRAAKEQAFDPHDLAERLERGEGDPVLDAVADALTVQEELERIGEPQRTIVRLAVLEDRSTASIAEALDMPIGTVKSHLSRALRRLRERWEDTHAAPVD
- a CDS encoding class F sortase, coding for MAAAVIAVAALGTGAVLLAQLPSAPSVAPQPSASLGADAGMTEPAAPSASAPPSGTIPTGVGVRDASPPAPVAVDAPAAVRVPSVDLELGVVPVGVRDDGQMDVPDLVQEIGWYRFGPAPGADTGSAVFAAHVDSDIGSAPMASVLRAAEGDAVEISTASGAELRYRITSIEQVSKDELRLDALFARDGEHVVRLVTCGGEWDAAAGAYEDNIVVTAVLDAP
- a CDS encoding DUF4397 domain-containing protein, with product MKRKLAIGIGAALALTAAGGAPAMAAETDSTVSVLHAVPGITVDVFINGEEAISDFEPGTLTDPMMLAAGSYDIQVFADGGTPDTAEPAIEAMGVAVPESANLTLVAHLTEGGDPTLSAFANDTEAVAAGQARLTVRHLAAAPAVDVRANGTAIVEGLTNPDEAALETAAGAVSADVVLAGTDTVAIGPADLDLAEGANSIVTAWGSAEDGNLALAVQVVQAHSAPSGVPSGLGGAEDQRALAISLLLAGAVGLALIATKTLRPARERG